A window of Macrotis lagotis isolate mMagLag1 chromosome X, bilby.v1.9.chrom.fasta, whole genome shotgun sequence contains these coding sequences:
- the LOC141500761 gene encoding apoptosis-associated speck-like protein containing a CARD, translated as MARSRELILQALDNLKDEEFERFKLQLLDVDLKKGLKHIPRGTLNSLNRVGLSDKIVSYYTGDYGIELTMRVLQDIGMLEETDRLQQAAGLVSRTPGARDAALPSPPSSAASTPSGKHFVDNHRAALINRVTLLDPILDQLHGNVLQQEQYDAIRAQSPIQNQMRKLYSFVPAWNNACKDQFLDALRATLPSLVEDLEGR; from the exons ATGGCCCGGAGTCGGGAGCTCATCTTACAGGCTCTGGACAACCTGAAAGATGAGGAATTCGAAAGGTTCAAACTCCAGCTGTTGGACGTGGACCTGAAGAAAGGTCTCAAGCACATTCCTCGGGGGACTTTGAATTCCCTGAACCGCGTGGGGCTCTCCGACAAGATCGTTAGTTACTATACGGGCGACTATGGAATAGAGCTGACTATGAGGGTGCTCCAGGACATCGGCATGTTGGAAGAGACTGACAGACTCCAGCAAGCAGCAGGGCTGG TCTCAAGGACTCCTGGAGCTAGAGATGCAGCCCTACCCTCTCCACCTTCATCTGCAGCATCCACTCCATCAG GGAAACATTTTGTGGATAATCATCGGGCAGCCCTCATCAATCGTGTCACCCTTCTGGATCCAATCCTAGACCAGTTGCATGGGAATGTTCTGCAACAAGAGCAATATGATGCAATCAGGGCTCAGTCTCCTATTCAGaaccagatgaggaaactctacAGTTTTGTTCCAGCCTGGAATAACGCATGTAAAGATCAATTCTTAGATGCTCTGAGGGCAACCCTTCCTTCTCTGGTGGAAGACTTGGAGGGTCGTTGA